A genomic stretch from Arachis stenosperma cultivar V10309 chromosome 3, arast.V10309.gnm1.PFL2, whole genome shotgun sequence includes:
- the LOC130969127 gene encoding serine hydroxymethyltransferase, mitochondrial: MAMAMALRRLSSSIDKPLRPLFNATSVCYKSSLPDEAVYDKERPGVTWPKQLNAPLEVVDPQIADIIELEKARQWKGLELIPSENFTSVSVMQAVGSVMTNKYSEGYPGARYYGGNEYIDMAERLCQKRALEAFRLDPAKWGVNVQPLSGSPSNFQVYTALLKPHDRIMALDLPHGGHLSHGYQTDTKKISAVSIFFETMPYRLNESTGYIDYDQMENMAKLFRPKLIVAGASAYARLYDYARVRKVCDKQKAILLADMAHISGLVAAGVIPSPFDYADVVTTTTHKSLRGPRGAMIFFRKGVKETNKQGQEVLYDYEDRINQAVFPGLQGGPHNHTITGLAVALKQATTPEYRAYQEQVLSNCSKFAQALSERGYELVSGGTENHLVLVNLKNKGIDGSRVEKVLEAVHIAANKNTVPGDVSAMVPGGIRMGTPALTSRGFVEEDFVKVAEFFDAAVKLAVKIKAESKGTKLKDFMATIESSSTFQSEIAKLRHNVEEYAKQFPTIGFDKATMKYKD; encoded by the exons atggcGATGGCAATGGCGCTTCGGAGGCTCTCATCTTCCATAGACAAACCTCTCCGCCCTCTCTTCAATGCCACTTCCGTTTGCTACAAG TCATCGTTGCCTGATGAAGCTGTCTACGACAAAGAGAGACCAGGAGTTACA TGGCCAAAGCAATTGAATGCCCCGCTTGAGGTTGTTGATCCTCAGATTGCTGATATAATTGAGCTCGAAAAAGCTAGGCAATGGAAG GGGCTTGAACTGATACCGTCAGAGAATTTCACTTCAGTCTCTGTAATGCAAGCTGTTGGCTCAGTCATGACTAACAAGTACAGTGAAGGATATCCTGGTGCAAGATATTATGGTGGAAATGA GTACATTGATATGGCAGAAAGACTATGTCAGAAGCGTGCCCTCGAGGCATTCAGGTTGGATCCAGCTAAATGGGGAG TGAACGTTCAGCCTCTATCTGGGtctccttcaaattttcaagTTTATACTGCATTGCTAAAACCTCATGACAGAATCATGGCACTTGATCTTCCTCATGGTGGACATCTTTCTCATGGATACCAG ACTGACACCAAAAAGATTTCTGCAGTCTCGATTTTTTTTGAGACAATGCCATATAGATTGAATGAAAGCACAGGATACATTGACTATGATCAG ATGGAAAACATGGCTAAACTCTTCAGGCCAAAGTTAATTGTTGCTGGAGCCAGTGCTTATGCACGCCTGTATGATTATGCACGTGTACGCAAG GTGTGCGACAAACAGAAAGCTATACTGTTGGCAGATATGGCACACATCAGTGGATTGGTTGCAGCTGGTGTTATCCCATCACCTTTTGATTATGCAGATGTAGTGACTACCACCACTCACAAGTCACTTCGTGGCCCCCGTGGAGCTATGATATTCTTCAGGAAGGGAGTTAAAGAAACTAACAAACAAGGACAGGAG gtgTTGTATGACTACGAGGACCGAATCAACCAAGCTGTCTTCCCAGGACTGCAAGGTGGTCCGCACAACCACACCATTACTGGTTTGGCTGTTGCATTGAAGCAG GCTACAACTCCAGAGTATAGGGCATATCAAGAGCAAGTTCTCAGCAATTGTTCAAAATTTGCACAG GCTCTTAGTGAGAGGGGCTATGAGCTGGTTTCCGGTGGAACTGAGAATCATCTTGTTTTGGTGAATCTTAAGAACAAG GGAATTGATGGCTCCAGAGTTGAGAAGGTGTTGGAAGCTGTTCATATTGCAGCAAATAAAAACACTGTTCCTGGAGATGTCTCTGCTATGGTTCCTGGTGGCATCAGGATGG GAACGCCTGCCCTTACTTCTAGGGGATTTGTTGAGGAGGATTTTGTCAAGGTAGCGGAGTTTTTTGATGCAGCAGTAAAATTGGCTGTGAAGATAAAGGCAGAGAGCAAAG GAACGAAATTGAAGGACTTTATGGCCACAATCGAGTCATCTTCAACCTTTCAGTCAGAGATTGCAAAGCTCCGCCACAATGTTGAGGAGTATGCAAAGCAATTTCCAACCATTGGTTTCGATAAAGCAACCATGAAATACAAAGATTGA